One window of the Ureibacillus sp. FSL W7-1570 genome contains the following:
- the cbpB gene encoding cyclic-di-AMP-binding protein CbpB, whose amino-acid sequence MISTKTRAFLETPISDFIIPAEKVAHVLVGNSAEHALLVLTKTGYSQVPVLDTNFKIHGLVSSKMITESILGLERIEYEKLAHIKVDDCMERNVAYLRIDDTFKKALDLVINHPFLCVVDYDGTFAGILTRRVILKQLKKYIYQTLD is encoded by the coding sequence TTGATTTCAACAAAGACACGGGCTTTTTTAGAAACGCCAATCAGTGATTTCATCATCCCGGCGGAAAAAGTGGCCCACGTATTGGTCGGAAACAGCGCCGAGCATGCGCTATTGGTTCTGACAAAGACAGGATATTCGCAAGTACCGGTACTGGATACAAACTTTAAGATTCATGGATTGGTAAGTTCCAAAATGATTACAGAATCCATACTTGGGCTGGAACGCATCGAATATGAGAAGTTGGCCCATATCAAAGTGGATGATTGCATGGAGCGGAATGTGGCTTATTTGAGAATCGATGATACTTTTAAAAAAGCATTGGATCTGGTCATTAACCATCCATTTTTATGTGTTGTCGATTATGATGGCACATTCGCCGGAATTTTAACACGAAGAGTGATTTTGAAGCAGCTGAAAAAATATATTTATCAAACATTAGATTAA
- a CDS encoding short-chain dehydrogenase, whose protein sequence is MNSVWTVLTIIVSIILIGVSYVTTVGVMKKTDERASTTDVPISRMVRDHPILMNPIILMYVVFLTFLGILIFYLWAKYGY, encoded by the coding sequence ATGAACAGTGTTTGGACAGTTTTAACCATTATCGTGAGCATCATTTTAATTGGAGTATCGTATGTGACGACTGTCGGTGTCATGAAGAAAACGGATGAGCGGGCTTCCACGACAGACGTGCCAATCAGCAGGATGGTTCGCGATCATCCCATCTTGATGAATCCAATCATTCTAATGTATGTGGTGTTTCTTACGTTTTTAGGAATTTTGATCTTTTACTTATGGGCAAAATACGGTTATTAA
- a CDS encoding LysR family transcriptional regulator translates to MTTTEAEIIKILAEERNMRKAAERLFITQPALSQRLQSIEKYWGTQLFIRSQKGLTPTPAGELVIQYAIETLQKKEEVLEKIQALDSKVHGTLKIACASIVGINWLPKVLKEFVTTYPDVKISLITGWSSEIVRAIYDGEAQVGIVRGQSEWKGKKMHLFRDTMYLVDTEIQRLEEVLTTERPFIQFKSDSNYYQEIQVWWQEHFASSPKRQIIVDQIETCKQMALNGIGYAILPSITLNGGENVNKIALTSGNHDIGLTRDTWLIGYESSFQLRQVAAFVEIVKKHAHSVNET, encoded by the coding sequence ATGACAACAACAGAAGCAGAAATTATAAAAATATTGGCGGAAGAACGGAACATGCGCAAGGCTGCCGAGCGGCTGTTTATCACCCAGCCGGCCTTGTCCCAGCGGTTGCAGTCGATTGAAAAATATTGGGGGACGCAATTATTTATCCGCTCCCAAAAAGGTTTGACACCGACACCGGCAGGAGAATTGGTCATTCAGTATGCGATTGAAACATTGCAGAAGAAGGAAGAAGTGCTTGAAAAGATTCAGGCCCTTGATTCAAAAGTGCATGGTACATTAAAGATCGCTTGTGCATCGATTGTCGGAATCAACTGGCTGCCAAAAGTGCTGAAAGAATTTGTCACAACATATCCGGATGTAAAAATCTCTTTAATTACCGGTTGGAGTTCAGAAATTGTAAGAGCGATTTACGATGGGGAAGCCCAAGTGGGAATCGTCAGAGGACAATCCGAGTGGAAAGGGAAAAAAATGCACTTATTCCGGGACACGATGTATTTGGTCGATACAGAAATACAGAGATTGGAAGAAGTTTTAACGACGGAACGGCCTTTTATTCAATTCAAAAGCGATTCCAATTATTATCAGGAAATTCAAGTTTGGTGGCAGGAGCATTTCGCTTCCAGTCCAAAACGGCAAATTATTGTGGATCAAATTGAAACTTGCAAGCAGATGGCGCTCAATGGGATCGGTTACGCCATTTTACCTTCCATCACATTGAACGGAGGGGAAAATGTCAATAAAATCGCACTGACATCCGGCAATCATGATATCGGGTTGACACGGGACACTTGGCTGATTGGCTATGAATCTTCCTTCCAATTACGCCAAGTGGCGGCTTTTGTTGAAATCGTGAAAAAGCATGCCCATTCCGTCAATGAAACTTAA
- a CDS encoding RNA degradosome polyphosphate kinase, translating into MLEEIAKPEYYNNRELSWLAFNERVLEEAEDESNPLLERLKFLAIFSSNLDEFFMVRVAGLQDQVRAGFHKPENKAGLTPKEQLEKIAEKTQALVRRQMEVYKHLVYESLPKEKIHLADLKSLSFEQHHYINDLFEETIFPVLTPIAVDAYRPFPTLQGKTLNLLVMLEDVRASSEFNEKVAIVQVPSVLNRFIEVPTGTDEKVFVLLEDVITSHVDRLFYGYRVKSVQAFRLTRNADLTIHEEGAQDLLVEIEKELKKRKWGSGSRLEVREGEMDDDVLEYLLDEFELSESDVFKIDGPLDLTFLFSFVKELSKGREHLLYESFIPQRPLDLESDEDIFEKALEKDLFFHHPYESFEPIVEFITEAANDPSVLAIKQTLYRVSGNSPIIQALKQAAENGKQVTVLVELKARFDEENNVHWAKELEQSGCLVIYGMHNLKTHSKITLVVRRKNGKIERFVHLGTGNYNDATAKIYTDMGIITTNKEFGTDATNFFNYLSGYTEKPKFHHIVVSPYDIRDKFIELIDEEIEYHKKYGNGLIRAKMNALTDKDLIMKLYEASINGVKIELLIRGICCLRPGIPGISENITVTSIVGRFLEHSRIYWFHHNGENKIFLSSADMMTRNMVRRVEILFPIYSEEIKKRVMHILSTQLADNVKARIQDHRGKYHYKERKEGEPIINSQEQFILEAMRTVVVEE; encoded by the coding sequence ATGCTGGAAGAAATTGCGAAACCTGAATATTACAACAACAGGGAACTCAGCTGGCTTGCATTCAATGAACGGGTGCTGGAAGAGGCGGAAGATGAATCAAATCCTTTATTGGAACGCTTGAAATTTCTGGCCATATTCAGCTCCAATTTAGACGAGTTTTTCATGGTTCGGGTGGCGGGACTTCAAGATCAGGTCCGTGCAGGATTCCATAAACCGGAAAATAAAGCCGGCTTGACTCCAAAGGAACAATTGGAAAAGATTGCGGAAAAAACCCAAGCCCTTGTGCGAAGACAGATGGAAGTCTATAAACATCTTGTTTACGAATCGCTTCCAAAAGAAAAGATACACTTGGCGGATTTAAAATCATTATCCTTTGAACAGCACCACTATATTAATGATCTGTTTGAAGAAACGATTTTTCCGGTATTGACGCCGATTGCGGTCGATGCTTACCGCCCGTTTCCGACTTTGCAGGGAAAAACGCTGAATTTGCTTGTCATGTTGGAAGATGTGAGGGCATCCAGCGAGTTTAATGAGAAAGTGGCGATTGTCCAGGTGCCGTCGGTATTGAACCGCTTTATTGAAGTCCCAACCGGAACGGACGAAAAAGTGTTTGTTTTATTGGAAGATGTGATCACTTCCCATGTGGATCGATTATTTTACGGCTATAGAGTGAAATCGGTACAGGCATTCCGATTGACAAGAAATGCCGATTTGACGATTCATGAAGAAGGTGCACAAGATTTGCTCGTTGAAATTGAAAAGGAATTGAAAAAGCGCAAATGGGGATCTGGAAGCAGACTGGAAGTGCGGGAAGGCGAAATGGACGATGACGTATTGGAATATTTATTAGACGAATTTGAACTGAGCGAATCCGATGTATTTAAAATTGACGGTCCCCTTGATTTGACCTTTTTATTTAGTTTTGTGAAAGAGTTGTCAAAGGGAAGGGAACATTTATTGTATGAAAGCTTTATTCCTCAGCGGCCGCTGGATTTGGAGTCGGATGAGGATATCTTTGAGAAGGCCCTCGAAAAAGACCTTTTCTTCCATCATCCATATGAGTCCTTTGAGCCGATTGTGGAATTCATTACGGAAGCGGCAAATGATCCATCGGTTTTAGCGATCAAGCAAACTTTGTATCGGGTAAGCGGCAATTCACCGATCATCCAGGCATTGAAACAGGCGGCTGAAAATGGCAAGCAGGTGACCGTCTTAGTGGAGTTGAAGGCGCGGTTTGATGAAGAAAACAACGTGCACTGGGCGAAAGAGTTGGAACAGTCCGGCTGCCTTGTCATTTATGGAATGCATAATTTAAAAACCCATTCGAAAATCACCCTTGTCGTTCGGCGGAAGAATGGAAAAATTGAGCGCTTTGTCCATTTGGGAACGGGCAATTATAACGATGCGACGGCAAAAATCTATACGGATATGGGCATTATTACAACAAATAAAGAATTTGGCACCGATGCGACGAACTTTTTCAATTATTTGAGCGGCTATACGGAGAAGCCGAAATTCCACCATATTGTTGTTTCCCCTTATGATATTCGGGATAAGTTTATTGAATTGATTGATGAAGAAATCGAATACCATAAGAAATACGGTAACGGTTTAATCCGCGCCAAAATGAATGCACTGACAGATAAAGATTTAATTATGAAACTGTATGAAGCTTCCATCAATGGAGTCAAAATCGAGTTGCTTATACGCGGAATTTGCTGTTTGCGGCCGGGCATTCCAGGTATTAGTGAAAACATCACCGTTACAAGCATCGTCGGACGTTTCTTGGAACATTCCCGCATCTACTGGTTCCATCATAACGGAGAAAATAAAATCTTCTTATCTTCAGCGGATATGATGACCCGGAACATGGTACGACGGGTGGAAATATTGTTCCCGATTTATTCGGAAGAAATCAAAAAACGGGTGATGCATATTTTATCCACCCAACTTGCGGATAATGTGAAAGCGCGCATCCAGGACCACAGAGGGAAATACCATTATAAGGAACGCAAGGAAGGAGAACCAATCATCAACAGCCAGGAGCAATTTATTTTGGAAGCGATGAGAACCGTTGTAGTGGAAGAATGA
- a CDS encoding Ppx/GppA family phosphatase, whose protein sequence is METFNTAIIDIGSNTIRLVIYSYSKKAGLNEISNVKKVARLRKYIQRDGNMSEEGIEKLKNTLISFKHILEDFDVAKMKVVATAAIRQAKNNEEILLRMEQETGIKIELLSEEEEAYFGYLAVVYSMDLPSAVTIDIGGGSTEITLYDNKKLQHFFSFPFGTVSLKQSFVSGDKINEKEKTRLYQYVKKQFESLGWIGQVGLPVVGIGGSARNLAQIHHHLIDYPISGLHHYEMDGEALRNLGDYLGRRTYEQLIQIEGLSSDRADIIEIALVVFQTLMEIVNTDSFYISKSGLREGLIIHNVMQSNPEAFHLDNIFEEYANHLAFKYGRTEEEVANLVNLAENLYLESCKLNLLPYNEEHFQLLKKAASVFSIGDYIEIDSSNQHTFYLLANQSIPGLNHKDRVRIALLASYKNRDYFRRLSRPFRTWFTREELKMLSQFGALLKFAYSLNVSKRNVVKSIKMELEGDKLILYVYVTNRAMAEIYRAENQKKHIERLFKKKLKIEFNNEGWNE, encoded by the coding sequence AAAATATATTCAACGGGATGGAAACATGTCTGAAGAAGGCATTGAAAAATTAAAAAATACGTTGATTTCATTTAAACATATTTTGGAAGACTTTGATGTGGCAAAAATGAAGGTTGTTGCAACCGCGGCAATCCGGCAGGCAAAAAACAATGAAGAAATCCTTTTGCGGATGGAACAGGAAACCGGGATCAAAATCGAATTATTGTCCGAAGAAGAAGAAGCCTATTTCGGCTATTTGGCGGTCGTTTACTCGATGGATCTTCCTTCAGCCGTAACCATCGATATCGGCGGAGGATCAACGGAAATCACGCTTTATGACAATAAAAAACTGCAGCATTTCTTCAGCTTTCCATTTGGCACGGTTTCATTAAAACAAAGTTTTGTCTCTGGGGATAAAATTAATGAAAAAGAAAAAACCCGACTATACCAATATGTAAAAAAACAGTTCGAAAGTTTGGGCTGGATCGGCCAAGTGGGATTGCCCGTAGTTGGAATCGGTGGAAGTGCAAGAAATCTTGCCCAAATCCATCACCATTTGATCGATTATCCCATCTCCGGTCTTCACCATTATGAAATGGACGGGGAAGCGTTAAGAAATCTCGGGGATTATTTGGGAAGACGAACTTATGAACAATTGATCCAAATCGAGGGATTATCCTCCGACCGGGCGGACATCATTGAGATTGCTTTAGTCGTCTTTCAAACATTGATGGAAATTGTCAATACAGATTCCTTTTATATCAGCAAAAGCGGACTGCGGGAAGGGTTGATCATCCATAATGTGATGCAATCCAATCCGGAAGCTTTTCATCTCGACAACATTTTTGAAGAATATGCCAACCACCTCGCTTTTAAATACGGCAGAACGGAGGAAGAAGTCGCCAATTTGGTGAATTTGGCGGAAAACTTATATTTGGAAAGCTGTAAACTCAACTTATTGCCTTATAATGAAGAACATTTTCAATTATTAAAAAAAGCGGCAAGCGTGTTTTCGATTGGGGATTACATCGAAATCGATTCATCGAATCAACACACGTTTTATTTGCTGGCCAACCAATCGATTCCGGGCTTGAACCACAAAGATCGGGTAAGGATTGCATTATTGGCGTCCTACAAGAATAGAGATTATTTTAGACGTTTAAGCCGGCCGTTCCGTACATGGTTTACCCGGGAAGAATTGAAAATGTTGAGCCAGTTCGGGGCATTATTAAAATTTGCATATTCATTAAATGTTTCCAAAAGAAATGTCGTAAAAAGTATTAAAATGGAATTAGAAGGGGATAAACTGATTCTTTATGTCTATGTAACAAACAGGGCGATGGCGGAAATTTACAGGGCCGAAAACCAAAAGAAACACATTGAACGGTTGTTTAAGAAGAAATTAAAAATCGAGTTTAACAATGAAGGGTGGAATGAGTGA